TTTGAAATAGATTTTTCAATGGCAGAGACCTATATATTGAAGAGGGAAAATAGTTGAATGGTAATTAATTaccaaattattttcttcatactATTGGAAGGAAGTCAGTCAGTCTCAATCTGACATATTTCatacaagaaaaatgctaaatgtacttaaaaaaaaattaataaaaaatttatttcttcacgtattagttattgatatgttgaaatcataaaatttttaaaaaaaatactaacaaaatAAGTTTTGTAAGTAAAACTGTAAGTACATATTACTCTACTCTTCTATGCAATTATGAAATTGTGACgcttagaaatatatatatttagcccagggaaaagaaaaatctatacaCTTAACACCATATTCTGATCATTAATAATGACTGAGATTAGGAGTTAAACAAAATAAGCTTATGTGCATTTTTGGAATGGAAAATGTTGAACTTAATACAAATCTtactacaaaattttttcaaccTTAGCGTGATCAGTGACGCATCGCCaatgtaataaatattgtttaagttattttttttttattataacgtTTGATTAGTGACACATAAGTTTGTAAAGGCTATGTTGcgaagaaaaatgattatagTAAGTCTAGAGCGTGTAAACTTACTGTagattctttgaaaaaaaatgaacttcaccataaaaaaatgatttgttttttctaaatGATTATAGAGAGATTGCACGCACTAAATTTGTACATGAGATTACTCTAATTACACTTAAATTGTTGTCTAATAAGATGTTACATTTTCAACTATCTCAAAACTTGAAATGagacaaaagaaattaatgaatatgATGTTTATCATTGTTCGAATACCACATCAAAtcatcactttttaaaaaataaataaataaataaatcaattaaaatttataaatttagttatttgACTAAAATTTTGATAACATAAATACATGATATAAGCAACATTTCACTCATTGatgatatctttaaaaataaaatattttaactataaaagaattacataaaaataatctaataaatttatgtaaatttatatgattcgtcagattataaagttattttgattataaagtaaatctaacggattatataaaatcacgtcaatttataaaattatttttatgtaatatttttatggatgtagcaatattctaaaaaaaaaattgaaggccgGAATCTATCTAGAATAGTGCCATTCTTCAAAATTCATGCAACCAGCTCATCATGGACGGCTAACCCATTGAAAAACATTACAATACTCAATAACTAGTAATTGATATGGCCcctagaaaatataaaagaggCCATTCATGTGCTACAAGGAATAGGAACATTTACCTTGAACAATATTTATTACTCGCACACAGTCCAGCCAAGATAAGTTAGGTGCATTAAAGAATCacacaaaaattttcaaaaaaagaaaataaaagaatcacaCAAATTAAAGAATAGAAAAACCAGAGACACCGACAAATAACAACGacaacatcaaaataatatcaaacaGTTAAATGGTGGTCCAGGACCATCTGAACTTTACAAAAAGTGCGATGCAGAACAAGAGGGGGGCCCACCTGACTGATGTTTCactctttttattataattataattggaATCCAACGAGGCAACTCCCCCACAATGGCCGTGGAACCTCCTCCGCTGCCTGATTGTTCCCTTCCCCTACCCCAAATTAATGTCCTGGGCCCCTCCTCGCATACGCAAGTTGTTGGTCAAGATTCTAACCCCTCATTATTATGTCAGACCCACACGATCACCCTCAGGCCAGCTGTCCGATCTTGACACAGTCACTGTACAAACCATCCGACGGCtgggtattttttaaaaattttaaattaaatctgatttattaaatgaaatgaatagagattaaaattaagtattattatattatatttttttaatattatttttattttaaaattaaaaaattataataattaaataaaataaaatgagattagttAAAAAGTTACTAAAACAACGACTCATTAGTTTTTGGCATGTAGTTCTCAAAGATGATTTCAATGCTTAATCTGTACACGTTGATATTCTGctaaaaacacccaaaaatagaaaaaaaaaaaaaaagaggttgaGAATTGAGAAATATGATCACCTGCTCAGCAAGCTTATCGACTTCCAAGGAAACGTCGGAGATGGCGCGGTGGGCGCTCTGGATCTTGGCATTCCTGCGCGTCTCGATGAATCTGCGCTCGATGCTCGACGGGTCCTCCATCAGTATCACCTTTGACCGGTCTTTCACCCCGCACATGTCCAAGTACTCCCCGTTCTCTCGCTCTTTTCCTCTGAATATCACCCGCTGTTCTCCCGGCTGTAAACCCGTCTCTCCAGTCAGTAGCTTCTTCACCTCCCCTGCCATTCAACCAATCCGGCCCGGCCCCAATCACCAGCACAAAAACAAAGGAACATATAATGTCTGATCGATTTTACCCTTTTTCGCCTTCCAATTAAAAATACCGTAAATTGTCTTCCTTCATTATAGTCGAACGAGTGTACGTGAGTACTACGTAGTGGGGTCATTTCAACATGAATTTTCCTCCAAAACAgtgaattaataattaagagcATCATTGAAATTAAGGTGAGAGGTTGTTCGAAATTAATTTACGTCATTATTTTGGTAATCATCATTGTTTATAGGTTAAGAATGGTGGTTGTACTtgtacctagctagctagttgttTGTTTTGGCAATAACACAAAAGATAAACATGAGTAGATCTTAGAAGAACCATGCAACCAACAACGTAGTAGTAATTAATCGTAAAAAAGTTCATACCTAACGTCCTACTTTTCTTTCCTGCCATCATTAACTGAACTAGTAAAATAGCGCATTggcatttttttcttctattttctcagCAGCCAAACAGAATATAATGATCATGTTGAGATTAGACAAAGTTTATAATAAAGATAGATCTAGCTCATCTTACCAAACGTGGCCTGAGGATTGACCGAGATCTCATGCCGGAGTGCACCGTAAACCACTCGAAGCCGTATATTCGGAGCGGAAACATCCTTAATATCGCTTCTTTTCTGGACCAACATTCCTCCGGGTCTCATCTCCCACTCGACTGCTTCTTCTCTGGATGTAGACGACGCCGTCACGGTTGAGCTCTCACTCATTTTACCATACCCATTGGACCTTTTCTTCATCATGATCACGTGCGTACGTCCAAGCAACCAAAGATGTCCGGCGGGAGACTAAAATTCCTGGAAGAGTACTGTTTTTTTGAGAGTACTGTTATACTTGGGGAAACGAAGGAAAGTATCTCTAAGGCATAAATTGTGTGTGCGCGTGGGGGGAGGGGGTGTTTTCTGCCGACACAAACACAATGTAACGTGAGAGTGTTGGGTTTTATACTGTAAAGAAATGAGCTATTTCAAAGGGCCGGGCCGGGGAAAGAAAATGCACTTTGATTGGAAACACCCGCGGAAAATGACTAGAAAATGTTTGGACAAATGGGAAGCTCGCCACGTGTGGTGTCTGTGAGATTGTTTGTGGTGACAGCTAAGAAGTAAGAAGCGAAAAGTTGCCGACAGCGTAAGAAAGCATCCGAGAGAAGCGGAACCCAAGGTTTGCTTCCTGCTTAGTGCTACTTGCACACGTGGAGGCTATAGATTGGGTGGTGACAGTGTAGGTCATTGTAACGAGATGGGGATGGATGCTTCTGTTTGTAGCTCCATTAATTACTGGTAGTAGATTAGTCTAGAAATGAACAAATAAGGTTTAGCAATGAAGTTAATTGTGGCCTACATCAACATGTTGATGTGATTAGATGGAATACAAGAAGTCATCGGATCGGACGGAGGGTGTTGGAAAGGTCTAGCTAGCCATGTCTTTATGATGTTCATCATGAGGGAAAGCATAATGTTGCTTAGAGTTATCATTTTGTGAGCTAAGAATGGATAATTAAGGCTTAACAACTTGCGGTTAGCATGGACAAATCAAAACTGATTTGAGTACTCTTTGACCTGATCAATGGGTAAGTTTACTTTAGCAATGTGGGTGTATTTAGGGAGAGATAATTAAGGTTTTAACAGTCTGAagttagtgtgtatatatatatatatatatgcatatgcattGTTAAGTCAAAAACTAATTAGCCTTTAGTTGACTTCAAACATGGGTTGCTTGGTCAACTGTATATCTTCTCTCTCTgtgcaaagtttattttataatatagctattttattttcacGTCGGTATGCAGAATATAATATGCATATCACTTACATGATAAAACCAAgcatagataaaaaaaaaaatttagataaatgatatttgtaatcgtaaagtgtgcaagcgccacttaattcttttgaaaaaattgaataaatacaagacacataaaaaaatttaatttttgaatagttGATCTAACTCTTTTTTAAGAGAATTGCGTGATGCTTACGCACTTCATAactgtatttagtattattaaaaaatttatttactatgCGTGTATGTAAGTACTTTATTATGTGTTATTTATaccaacttataaatagaatattcttttataatataataagtaCTACAAACTTACACAATCAAGTAAAGATCAAATGCTTGTTTATGGTTAACAAAACACAAATTTTGTTCATTACTATAAGCGATAATTCACTGACTGGCATTAAAAATGGAAGATcgattaaaatttacaaaaattaaattgtttcatATATAGATCATCACTCCATTAATTACCCACGTATCTACATAGCTATAGTAGGTGTGGTGGGAGGTCAATTTTTAACAAACTCGCCCCTTTAAACCTATCTATTAAAAGTCGTCATCATCTGAAAGAAAATCCATGCAAAACTTTCGGAAGCAAATTACAAAAGCTACTATGGATACATTGGAGGACTTAGAAGGAAAACATGAAAGCAAAGAGATCATACATTATACAGATCGATGGGacactacacacacacacacatatatatatatatatatatgcgtgcgtatatatatatatatatatatatatatatatatatatatatattggccgaCTACTACATGACAAAAATGTACGTCGATGATGATCATTGATCACAACTTGTTTAGAAAAGAtgtaaagataaataaataaataaagcttttGCCATAGCTTTTACACCAACTAAATAGATTTGTTTCATGGTCCAAGTTCCacactacgtacgtacgttacTTTTcagatattctaaaaaaatttatatttttcattcttatattataattctatttttaatttttatgttttaatttttttattttaaaattatgtaatataagaatgatgagtagaagaattattttacaatatcgCATTATGCGGAAATATTGATAGCATGAAAGATTTTCGCATCAATCAACATAAGAAGTAGACGTTGTATTTTGACTTATATTTATTGGCGGAATGAATCTCACGtagaattgtatatatatatatttctacttATACGCACACTTAATagaattgtatttgaaaattaagATTGATGGGAAAGACAAAGCAGCCAGCTGGGATCCATTCCATCCATGGAACAAGTCCACCCAATcatgataaaatgtcaaaaattacattattaaacTGTTAAAGTAAGTGAATTGTTTAATCAAAATGTGAATGAagcatttaattatgtagtaaattttaattcttgactcaatatgaaattttgatattttacactTGAAAAGAGTTGTAATGCAACTAGACcacatcataaattaatatcccaaaattttactcatattatATTTGTGTTGCAGGACAttatggaaaaaatattaatttacatgGGTATTTTTAGAAATACCCAACTGGTACAACAACATGAAATGGATCCATTCACGCACAGAAGCAGAAACGTGTACGGGTTGAAGACCACTCACAGCAGCTGATCTCAAAACGCAGAGAGGATGAAACGAAGCCACACTCACCGCGGGCAGACGAGCAGCAACTGCCTCACTGCAAGCAGCCCGCACGAAGACCCCTTCACGCACTCACAGCAGGCTGGCTCCAAACGCATGAACGGCAAACATGAAACGCAAAGACGTGCGCACTGCAGGGACGAAACGCGCAGCAGAAGGGAGAGAAATGGGTGCTGAGCTGGAACGCGAGGGAGCTGGAGCAAAACGCACGAAAATGGTTGCAAAACGGCATGGTGCTGGGATGCAGAGGTGAAACGCGCAGCTGAGAACCAAGACGAAAAAATAgagagtataaaaagaaaatttttctgCTGTGCACTggactcttgtttttttttttgcttatttttccAGTCGggttcctcttcttcttcatttgattttccagttcttttcttttcctgcaatttcattttatcttctacctgtttttttattcttatgaGTTTCGGATTTCAGCACATTTTAGGGatttagtatatttttcattcagtaatttttctttgaaacaGTATTTAGTGACGTTGGATTTTAAtcttcttgagcattttgttaatctagagatgataggttagatttttagcttgggattcaataagtaacccatgactatttgggattggattttcttcaatatttagtacttttgatgattaacttgatggattatatttcaatgtgcatatagaaaatattagagttcttgATTCTTGgcttagatcaattgtagacgtaaaggcacaattgatacttgaacaagtaacatgactttgatgtttttcttttacttttctatgattgtcatataatttgtcaagtagttttattagattaaaaattgtggttcattgccatattatccgaccatgatttctaggaatgggagaatggttgagagaaaatgaaaagagaagtaaatctatcaccaaattagtgggcgAAAATTACATCTCAgttgtttgtttaattgcttcttacaagtttaagtcaacttccgcatattttctttaaatctcttgattcttagcaattttagaaaaatagattcactttCATTTTTAGCTTTACTTAGGCTTGAGCTTCCCGACAATTTCTCTCCTAATTCATTcgacactcccttagtaaatagcaACATTTAGGTGTTAATATTACTAGAGGGTAATttctaaaacttatttttcttttcttattatttttttttgttcatagctagctcatttagtttattcttttcttatcattttaaactttcgtgTCACTACAAACGTTAATATGttgtcttgcgaaaatgaaatgtttgctaaattttcATTGTTCTTGTGAATTTGATCTTGAGATTTATTCTTGTATTATTTTGACAACTTCTACGcttgaaaatcaaaattaaaagttgataaCGTGGCATGCATGTGGGTGTATGAAATGATGATCGTGTAATTCCAAAATAGAAGCTTTGGGAGTGAAATGGAATGAAGCCGGCCCACCCCAAGGGCAGAACTTGATGACTTTGGTGGGCTGGAAAGGGCACCATACACCCAGTGAAATGGACATGATCAATATGTCAGTGCTGTCCCAAAAAATGGTCAGAGATGGCTCATGACACGATGATCAACAttgttattctttttctttctgattACGACTTACGTCTTTGTTTGGGTATAAAGAGATggaataagatattttattaaaatttaaatataatattatttttaatataatattttaatatttatttttattttataattaaaaaaataaattatttatcatattttatgtaaaattttaaaaaatttataatgataaaatgagataagatgattttatgtATCTAAACTGGGTTTTAGGCTCTcagaaagtgttttatctcatctcaactcatcttaatattataattatcttaaatttctatacaaaatataataaataattcaatttttttaaatctcaattcaacttttttaaattttaaaataataataatattaaaaaataatattttaataatatatttttattttttatttcaaataatatttatatttgtaaaatatgtaagtataatatgatatatttaaaaaaataaaaaaatataaaatttatataaaaaaattaatttttaataaaaactttatcatttttcaaaagaattacaCGATCGTTGCATACTTTATGATTGAATCTagcattattattaaatataactATTAAGATTATGTcacatgattattcttatattaatattttaaagttttttttattgtaatttttaaatcttcacactttttaggttttttgctttctttttaactgggttttttaatcttttaagtctcatttcttccattttaagttttttattttttatattttaggaatGTCTTTAGGTTTTAAAATATCTTgacatgttttttcttttaatttttctcaacaAATTGCATTTCATGCGACGTTAGTAGAATTAATGGTTTACTAAGGAGAGTTGTAACCAGAAGATtgatttaatcattttaaaaaaataacaaacttcgATATATCACTTTATTGCCCGCATACATTTAACTAACcagatatttaatattttctcattaaattcaataaaataattagttattaataattatgttgaagtgacaatatataaataaaagttattatattctaaagCTGATTTGTAGAGCACATCATTCATATTacttaaatagtaatatttgatttgtaagatttaaattttaaaatttatcttttaaatcaaattatgctatgtaaaccaatgttttgaataccgtaccggatgttgtaccggtcaaggcactggaacgaaatatttcggtaccggtagcgtttcgggataacgtttcgggatagtcgatatataaataaattatatatataaatatatataaaaattatatttcaaaataatagtctatatataaataaattatatataaatacatatatataaaaattataaatagtctagtttaaattaggggttaaaatataaatttgtagtgtgaaaaaatgaaaaaaaaaaaaaaaaaacgtacatGCCAAAATATCGGCAGGTATCGGCCGgtatcggccgaaatataggccggtacaggccgaaattcaGTCCGAAATGGTCGGTACTGGccggtattttaaccggtacggaatagatataatatctgtaccggccggacggtcgaaacgaaaaatttcgaccgtaccagctagtacggtacgaaatttaaaactttgatgtAAACACTTTACATAGGTGTGTTTCACAAACCGACTtgaaaatataacttttctataaataataaatattgatatgGTTGTGATATTATTATAAACATGTTTTTACTTTGCATTGGGTTATATGAATATAGCGTAgatgtggcgccctcgacccccacgtgttattttagtggagttcgAGATACCGGGATGATgatcacacggatcacgcaccccatcgaccagtgctcagagtgtgtacaacatgcaataagtgtacaaaataatattcgcagtggagaaataaaaagtctttctttattcaataccagaatttgttcaaaaatagtaaaataactttacaagaattatacagtcatccgacagataaattaaatacaaaaaataacaaaggggaaacaaatcccaaaacGCTGAACAACAAATCAGCAACTTATACTTCTGGTGGAGTCAGCCCCTCAGGTTCAAActcgggctctgcgtcagactctacggcaccataaaacggaaccatagggtaaaacaccacaatgagattatgacatctcagcaagtaattaactaaaataacatccaagagatatataaaaatcacgCGTCCCCATACAGACATAATTCACATAAAACAACAGTACATgttcttttttccaaaatatccTTTTTAAACCACTCacaccaaaatctcattttggtctaatcataaccattattttattaagcatgcgccacggtctcccctatggaccgttCACACGACCTGGCTCTTttcgtcacatcacgggtaacgtccgtgcatgagacttcgtaacgagcgatgcccagttccgcactCAGCGcttacatggccaagcatcctctaacctcgccagccaaaggttacggaatcggtacgagagcgttaccgtcttgTCCATTCCCGTCGTCGCCTTGCAACAACTCAGAGGATGTCACGTCAATCTGTTACgttcccgagtgaccagaggagctccattGAGATAATGCCcaatctcggcttggggttgtgGTACACACGCTCCCACACAACAGTATCAATTTTCAACGGACATCGTGACATCACCGTACAATTTAATAAATACgataaatatactttttaacaGTTTATTCGGAATACgcatttaaataattcatttacaaattctcaataaatgCCGGAATACAGTTTCACACATACATGCATAGTCccatcctccaatccggccTAAGGgccaattatatttaaaatctcaacaactccgacggcccaaggcccatttTTCCACAACACCGTTTaaagcccaacacttcaacaaatacaatatatttccaacaaaccaacaatttacaattaaacaACAGTTATAAAGCCAATAAATACAacagttt
This genomic interval from Juglans regia cultivar Chandler chromosome 3, Walnut 2.0, whole genome shotgun sequence contains the following:
- the LOC109011086 gene encoding BAG family molecular chaperone regulator 2-like, whose amino-acid sequence is MMKKRSNGYGKMSESSTVTASSTSREEAVEWEMRPGGMLVQKRSDIKDVSAPNIRLRVVYGALRHEISVNPQATFGEVKKLLTGETGLQPGEQRVIFRGKERENGEYLDMCGVKDRSKVILMEDPSSIERRFIETRRNAKIQSAHRAISDVSLEVDKLAEQVSAIEKSISNGVKVAEVQITTLTEMLMRQAIKLDMISTEGDASAQKNLQGKRVQKCVESLDALKISNARIKPVIVTTKWETFDPPPTTPQWEFFD